A part of Ursus arctos isolate Adak ecotype North America chromosome X, UrsArc2.0, whole genome shotgun sequence genomic DNA contains:
- the LOC125281840 gene encoding doublesex- and mab-3-related transcription factor C1-like, which translates to MDPNEMPAVPCCPSDSPTGLETGAPWGIELGPKRAVSRCARCYNHGFADQIKDQEHSCLFQACECHKCAFFSEHHSVLPAESALKRKQGAPLKKRLAQGLKKSEASPPKAHSPVKKLTVQAGALSKRSRSSADWTGPKIFVSVLDSSSLEDATNNFSFQEDPQDSCPAQHAPEASDQDSVSASEWQRKLEAAEALLILRESPQAPSGSISLLQPCVAAAPAGDRGPQPSSPSLRPRPASSISLPIGHLGCISLLS; encoded by the exons ATGGATCCCAATGAAATGCCTGCTGTGCCCTGCTGCCCCTCCGACTCCCCCACTGGGCTTGAGACCGGAGCCCCGTGGGGGATTGAACTTGGCCCCAAAAGAGCTGTAAGTCGCTGTGCCCGCTGCTACAACCACGGCTTCGCCGACCAAATCAAGGACCAGGAGCACTCCTGCCTCTTCCAGGCCTGCGAGTGTCACAAGTGTGCCTTCTTCTC GGAACACCACAGTGTCTTGCCTGCTGAGAGTGCCTTGAAGAGGAAGCAGGGGGCACCCCTAAAGAAGCGCCTGGCTCAAGGACTGAAAAAGAGTGAGGCCTCCCCTCCCAAAGCTCACAGCCCTGTGAAGAAGTTGACCGTTCAAGCAGGAGCCCTCA GCAAGCGCTCAAGGAGCTCTGCTGACTGGACAGGCCCCAAAATCTTTGTCTCTGTCCTGGACTCCAGCAGCCTTGAAGATGCGACTAACAATTTCTCTTTCCAGGAAGACCCGCAGGactcctgccctgcccagcaC GCTCCTGAAGCTTCTGACCAGGACTCGGTTTCTGCCTCAGAGTGGCAGCGGAAGCTGGAAGCGGCCGAGGCTCTGCTGATTCTGAGAGAATCTCCCCAGGCACCTTCGGGCTCCAtctccctgctccagccctgcGTGGCGGCAG CTCCTGCTGGAGATAGAGGACCCCAGCCTTCTAGCCCCTCTCTGCGACCCAGGCCAGCCAGCTCCATTTCTCTGCCTATTGGACATCTGGGGTGCATCTCCCTCTTGAGCTAG